The Mytilus edulis unplaced genomic scaffold, xbMytEdul2.2 SCAFFOLD_961, whole genome shotgun sequence region aacattttttttcgaTAGTTGTGTTTTCTGTAGCATCAGCCAAGATAAGAAATACTCTGCTTCCTCAAAACTAGATACAGAGCAGCTCATTTTAGCTTAATCATGATAGCGACTTTTAGAACAACTTAAAACCAAGAAATATTCTTACCGATTTCGATACTGTCTTTGTAGGTCTCCCAATCAACCATGTTAAGCTTGCGTTTTGCAACTTCTTTCACTCGATCTGTATATGGTGTTCCCTTAAGCTTCTTATTATGATTTTCCATCCGTCGTACAACTTTCTGTAtgatctttagtttttcgaaatattccTTATCATCTAAAATAAACGATGACAAATGCTGCATACCGTTCCTAATGAGTCTAATTCTTTCTATGTCATCTCCAATTTTCTCAGCACTGTTTTGTATGTCCTTCATTTCACCTCCCCAAATACCACGGCTCGGTATATGTTGATTTTGATTCCGCAATTGATAATACAGCCAAGTTATATCACATTCACTACGTTTCTTTACTAGCGAGGGTTTATCTAATACAAGCAAATCGTAAAGTATGTCTCCTAGTATATCAAGTATCATAATAGCCATTCTTGCAGCATTAATTTGATCATTTGTGCATTCGTCCTGAAATATGATATGTAGtttacatttgttttcattttgcaCATATCAAGACTTCAAGttattgaaaagtaatatttaaaatttttttttttaatcttttatcgAAATCAAACAACACCAAAAAGGACAtccattataaaaaagaagatgtgtaatgattgccaatgaaacaactatccacaaaagaccaaaatgacacagacattaacaactataggtcaccatacggccttcaacaatgagcaaagcccataccgcatagtcagctataataggcctcgataagacaatgtaaaacaattcaaacgagaaaactaacggcctaatttatgtaaaaaaatgaacgaaaaacaaatatgtaacacataaacaaacgacaaccactgaattacaggctcttgacttgggacaggaacctacataaataatacattgtttgtatttatatactGTTGTCAAGTTCTATATCATCTCCAGCCGAGACAATTATCGAACATTTCAACATTAGCTACAAAACATCTTCTATTAACGGCAatggaagaaaaaaatcaagaagaaaatcaaagaaaataatcactATCATACACAAGGCAAGTCTTTTTAACATATGGGTTTTATCTGCATATCGTTTTGTTTAattggtcatttttacaaatttagagTAGAAAGATCTCATTATTTTCCATATACTGAATAAGACATTTGCATTTACAAATCAAAATAGGGTGCTGAAAAGGACGTTTAGAAATTCAACTTAGTTCACGCAATAACAACCAATAAGTTTCTGGTCGCTAGCGTCAAACTCTTTAAACGGATATATACAGGCAGTTCTTATGTAATAACGTTGTGTTTTTCCTTGTGTTTCCTTACAAATGTTTAAAAACCCAGTGGACAAAAGTTATTAATATCTTAGTTGTGATATAAATATTTTGCTTTGCAATTTGTACAATAAATACAATGCATACAATTATCAATCATACCTCATCTGATTCACCACACCAGTCAACATGAACTTCGTCTGAGCTGTGTGAATTTGCATGTTCATCGCAATAGTATTTGCCATTTGGTTGTATGATCTTAAAATCCACCATTCCATCTAGGCAATCGTAGTCTGTGTACTGGCATTTTACTTTAATGCTATACTGAATGTGCATTGATGATCTTTCTTCAATCAGTCGGTCGACTATTTGCAACAGCTTCGTCTTGATAGAACGGTATGCACGTGTCCTACCATCTCCCCATTTCCATACTTGAAATTGGATGACGTTCCTATACCTGCAAATCATCAGTTTTTCGCATTTCGTATCGTCGATTTCAAAGACAGCACCATTTTGATAGAATAGTAAATGTCTCTCGTCtgttttattcttctttttttctttcacaGGATTAAATAAATGTGTACATGTGTAGCAGACAGAGttattagttaatttttagctccctttggtaaaactctaaatttcatatttgatgtatttcattgttaattaatttacatgaagcttattaaggatatatttgttaaattacatagcttttgctattttaattcattggttaaagatatttatttatattgtaaagtttaatatttgcatcggtGCAAAACCTTTGATTACCTTCTGCGAaagacttatatattttatataactagTTTTAGATTCTTAATTTGAATCCTCTGAGGACTGACATTCAGTCCAACCAAGGAAAGCCAGGCTTTCCAACCAAGTATCCATTAggttagtgcatttgctacatgcctccTTAGTATTGGCTCTATATAAAAGTTGTACTTTgttgattaaattatatattgttttcagtttttggttttcatttacttaGATATATTATAGCGCATCACTTTTGGCATCAGTCGTTTTCCGCACACATCAGTTTACAAACTAGAATTAGCTGTGGTCCGCATC contains the following coding sequences:
- the LOC139507168 gene encoding uncharacterized protein, whose amino-acid sequence is MICRYRNVIQFQVWKWGDGRTRAYRSIKTKLLQIVDRLIEERSSMHIQYSIKVKCQYTDYDCLDGMVDFKIIQPNGKYYCDEHANSHSSDEVHVDWCGESDEDECTNDQINAARMAIMILDILGDILYDLLVLDKPSLVKKRSECDITWLYYQLRNQNQHIPSRGIWGGEMKDIQNSAEKIGDDIERIRLIRNGMQHLSSFILDDKEYFEKLKIIQKVVRRMENHNKKLKGTPYTDRVKEVAKRKLNMVDWETYKDSIEIEIPRLTLKPSFDVKIGEGCTLDCEVIVALPKGASIYWVRMMGGQETRVIVDAMKYKGSEEGYPSLIIFNSSKDDEGYYSCRIEYPVNCAESGDEELKWPKTFLHVH